The window GTGCGAGGCGCTGGCGAAATAGGCCGGCGTCTTCGACGAACAGCCGATACCGGAAAGCTTCGCCAGCCGGTGCGGCGGGATCGACAGCTCGAAAATTGCCTGTGTGATCGCACCGGTGATTGAATCGTGACCACAACCCGCGCAAAGCGTGGACATGCCGCCCTCGTAGTCACGGACGGTCAGGTTCAACTCGTTGCGTGGCAGGTTCGGGTGGGCAACCTTTGGTTTGCCGATGTAACTCATGCTGCTTTACCCCGGGCAAGATCCTGGTTGATGCCGTCGATGACCGTTGCCGCCAGAATCGGCAAGCCGTCATAGTGAAGTACGGGCACCAGTTTGTTGGGATCGACGCGCGTTTCCAGCAGCAGCATGCTGCGCAGCTGGGCGTCGCGATTCTGTTCCACGACGTAAATGCGCTCGTGGCTGTCGATGTAATCCTGCACTTCCTTGCCGAACGGGAAGCCCTTGACGCGCAGATAGTTGATGTTGACCCCGGCTTCAGCCAGCACGGCGCGCGCTTCCTTCACTGCATTGTCGCTGGAGCCGATGGTGATGAAGCCGAGCCTCGTCTTTTCTGACGCATGAATCTCGGCCTGCGGTACCAGTTTCTTCGCCGTCTCGAACTTCACCAGCAGCCGGTCGACGACAGCTTTGTATTCGCCGGCATCCTCCGTATAGGCGCCATACATGTTGTGACCGGAACCGCGAGTGAAATACGCACCCTTCGGATGGGTCCCGGGCAGGGTACGCGCCGCGATGCCGTCGCCATCCGCATCCATATACCGATTGAACCTGGGAAGCGCGGCGATCTGTTCGGCGGTCAGCACCTTGCCGCGATCCGGTCGATATGCGTCATCCCATTGCAGATCACGGCACATCCAGTCGTTCATGCCGATATCGAGATCGATAAGCACGATCACCGGCGTCTGCAGCCGCTCGGCGAGATCAAAGGCCTGCACGGCATGGTAGAAGGCCTCCTCCGGATTCGCGGGGAAGAGCAGCACATGCCGTGTATCTCCATGTGATGCATAGGCGCAGGACATCAGGTCAGCCTGCTGGGTGCGCGTCGGCATGCCCGTGGAAGGCCCGCATCGCTGCACATCGAAGAGTACGGCCGGGATCTCCGTGAAATATCCATAGCCCAGGAACTCGCTCATCAGCGAGATGCCCGGGCCGCTGGTCGGCGTGAAGGAGCGCGCGCCGTTCCAGCCGGCACCCAGCACCATACCCATCGCAGCCAGCTCGTCTTCCGCCTGGATAATGCAGAAGTTCGACTTGCCGGTCTCCGGATCCTTGCGGTACTTCTCGCAGAACTTTTTGAAGTTGTCCATGATCGATGTCGACGGCGTAATCGGATACCACGCACCGACCGTCGCTCCGGCATACATGCAGCCGAGCGCGGAGGTGGCGTTGCCGTCGATCATGATGTGATCGCGGGTCTTGTCGATGGGCACCGCGCGGAACGGCAGAGGACAGCTGAAATTCTCCTTCGCATAGGCGTAGCCCAGATCGATCGCCTTCTGGTTGGCATCGAGCAGGTGGGCCTTTGCCTTGAACTGCTCGTTGAGCAGGTCCTTGATGATCTGCATGTCCATATCGAGCAGCGCCGCCAGCACACCCACGTACATGATGTTTTTCATCAGGATCCGCGAACGCGCCTGGGCGAAGTTCTCATTGCAGATCCGGGACAGCGGCACGCCTACCACATTGATGTCCGCACGATTGAAGATCTGGCTGCGCGGCCAGGTCGAGTCGTAGATCAGGTAGCCATCGGCCGCGAGGCACGCATGGTCACGCGCATAGGTCTCGGCATTCATCGCCACCATTACATCGACGCGCCCCGAGCGGGCCAGGTGCCCATGGCCACTTGCACGGACCTCGTACCAGGTTGGCAGTCCCTGGATGTTCGACGGAAAGTAGTTCTTGCCGCAAACCGGAATGCCCATGCGAAACAGGGCCTTCATCAGCATGGCGTTGGCACTGGCGGAGCCGGTGCCGTTCACGTTGGCGATCCTGACCGTAAAGTCGTTGTCTTTAGGACCTGTTGCAGAGCTGCTCATGTAGCCTGACCTTCGCGTGCTGGGCGTCGCTGTCCAGGACAGCGGTTGAAGAAAGGGTGTTTGACGTGTGCCTCAGGTGCCGAATTTTCGGTCGCTGCCCGCCGGTGGCGCGCCTTCGTCGATGGCGTATGGCCGCAGCAGACGGAACTCCTGCATATCCCATGCCGCGGTCGGACAGCGCTCGGCGCAGAGTCCGCAATGCACGCAGAGATCCTCATCCTTGACCATCACGCGCCGGGTCTGCGGCAGCGGGCCGGAGACATACAGCGGCTCGTCGATGTTCTTGGCCGGTGCCGTCAGTCGTGTACGCAGATCAGCCTCGGTGCCGGGCTCCGTCATGGTCAGGCAGTCGGTCGGACAGATGTCCACGCATGCATCACATTCGATGCAGAGCTTTTCGGTGAATACCGTCTGTATGTCGCAGTTCAGGCAGCGCTCAACCTCTTCAGTGAACTGCTCCGGCGTGTAGCCCAGCTCCACCTCGATGTTCAGCTTCCTGAACCGTTCCTTGAGTCCCACCTGCGGAACCAGGCGGCGCTCGACGCTGTTGTAGTTGTTGCTGTACGCCCATTCGTGCATGCCCATCTTCGAGCTCTGCAAGGTCATGCCATCGGCAAGACGCTCGGACAGATCCTCACCCTGGCAGTACTTGTGGACCGAAATGGCCGCCTGGTGACCCTGCTCGACCGCCCAGATGATGTTCTTCGGACCGAAAGCCGCATCGCCACCGAAAAAGACGCCGGGGCGCGTGGAGTGGAAGGTCACTTTATCGACGACCGGCACGCTCCACTTGTCGAATTCGATACCGAGGTCGCGCTCGATCCAGGGGAAAGCATTCTCCTGTCCGATGGCCAGCACCACATCGTCCGCCGGCATGAACTCTTCGCCGGTGATCTTCTCGGCGGTGATACGCCCCCTGGCATCCAGCTCGTATTCCATGATGTCGAACACCATGCCCTTGAGCCTGCCGTTCTCGCTGACAAATGCCTTTGGCGAGCGGTTGACGATGATTTCGACGTGCTCCTCCTCGGCATCCTCGAGTTCCCAGGGGGAGGCCTTGAAGAACTGGCGCGGCTTGCGGGCGATCACCTTGACGTTCTTCGCACCGAGCCGCATCGAGGTACGGCAGCAGTCCATCGCCGTATTGCCAACGCCGATGATCAGCACCTTTTCGCCGATGGTCTTGATGTGCTCGAAAGCCACCGACTCGAGCCACGCGATGCCGATGTGCACATGGGCCGGATCGTCGTCCCGGCCAGGCAGCTTGAGCTCCTTGCCATGGGGCGCACCCGTGCCGACGAAAATCGCATCGAAACCGTCGCCCAACAGCTTGCGCATGCTCTCGATGCGCTGGCCGAGCCGGAGATCGGCGCCCATCCCGACGATATCGCCGATCTCGCGATCCAGCACATCGGCAGGCAGGCGGAAGGACGGGATGTTCGAGCGCATCAGACCGCCCGGCACCTCCAGGCCCTCGAAGATCACCACTTCATAGCCGAGCGGCAAGAGGTCATTGGCGACGGTCAGCGAAGCCGGACCGGCACCGATACAGGCCACGCGCTTGCCATTCTTCTGCGCCGGCGCCGTGGGCAGCCAAGCGGAATAGTCGTCAGCAAGATCTGCTGCAACGCGTTTGAGGCGGCAGATGGCTACCGGTTTTTCTTCGACCCTGCCGCGCCGGCAGGCCGGTTCACAGGGACGGTCACAGACACGGCCGAGAATCCCCGGGAATACATTCGACTCCCGGTTCAGCATGTAGGCTTCCGTGTACTTCCCCTGTGCTATCAGCCGGATATAGCCCGGCACATCGGTATGCGCAGGGCATGCCCACTGGCAGTCCACGACTCTGTGGAAGTAATCGGGATTTTTGGTATCGGTTGGCGGCATCTTGCCGCTGGCGGGAGGAGACGTTGTCACGTCGATTTCCGGATAGATTGTTGCCTTGATCGGCAGCGATCCGGGCCACGCCCGGGCCAAAAAGAGGCGTGATTATACATAGCCGACCCCGAAAGCAAATCGGGATTTCCCGTGATCCGGTTGCGCCGGCAGGCATCTGATTTCATGGCACTCATTTACTTAATCTCCCGGGGATGCAGCACCGCAGCTCAATTGGCCGGAATCGACCAGAAGCGGGTCCGGTCCGGATCGAAAGCATGGTAAGTCTTGCCGATTGCCTGCGGGTCGTCGAGCGCCTGCACGACGAGACGCGCCAGGTCAGCGCGGCGGATCCAGCTCATCGAGCGCGTGTCTTCGGTCAGGTAAGCCCTGCCCTGGGCTTCTTTATCCAGCAGCCCGCCGGGACGAATGATCGTGTATTTCAGCCCGCTGGTTTTCAGGTAGTCCTCGGCCTTGGTCTTTTCTTTCATGACGGCGTCGAGAACACGCCGTGCGATCCACGGTGAGGCCTCACGGGAGTCACCTGCGCCGATCACGGTAACCAGCACAAAGCGCGTTACGCCTGCCGAACGGGCCGCATCCATCGCATTCCGGTTACCTTCGAAATCCGGTCGCGCACCCTT of the Chromatiales bacterium genome contains:
- a CDS encoding FAD-dependent oxidoreductase, translating into MPPTDTKNPDYFHRVVDCQWACPAHTDVPGYIRLIAQGKYTEAYMLNRESNVFPGILGRVCDRPCEPACRRGRVEEKPVAICRLKRVAADLADDYSAWLPTAPAQKNGKRVACIGAGPASLTVANDLLPLGYEVVIFEGLEVPGGLMRSNIPSFRLPADVLDREIGDIVGMGADLRLGQRIESMRKLLGDGFDAIFVGTGAPHGKELKLPGRDDDPAHVHIGIAWLESVAFEHIKTIGEKVLIIGVGNTAMDCCRTSMRLGAKNVKVIARKPRQFFKASPWELEDAEEEHVEIIVNRSPKAFVSENGRLKGMVFDIMEYELDARGRITAEKITGEEFMPADDVVLAIGQENAFPWIERDLGIEFDKWSVPVVDKVTFHSTRPGVFFGGDAAFGPKNIIWAVEQGHQAAISVHKYCQGEDLSERLADGMTLQSSKMGMHEWAYSNNYNSVERRLVPQVGLKERFRKLNIEVELGYTPEQFTEEVERCLNCDIQTVFTEKLCIECDACVDICPTDCLTMTEPGTEADLRTRLTAPAKNIDEPLYVSGPLPQTRRVMVKDEDLCVHCGLCAERCPTAAWDMQEFRLLRPYAIDEGAPPAGSDRKFGT
- a CDS encoding 2-oxoacid:acceptor oxidoreductase subunit alpha, which produces MSSSATGPKDNDFTVRIANVNGTGSASANAMLMKALFRMGIPVCGKNYFPSNIQGLPTWYEVRASGHGHLARSGRVDVMVAMNAETYARDHACLAADGYLIYDSTWPRSQIFNRADINVVGVPLSRICNENFAQARSRILMKNIMYVGVLAALLDMDMQIIKDLLNEQFKAKAHLLDANQKAIDLGYAYAKENFSCPLPFRAVPIDKTRDHIMIDGNATSALGCMYAGATVGAWYPITPSTSIMDNFKKFCEKYRKDPETGKSNFCIIQAEDELAAMGMVLGAGWNGARSFTPTSGPGISLMSEFLGYGYFTEIPAVLFDVQRCGPSTGMPTRTQQADLMSCAYASHGDTRHVLLFPANPEEAFYHAVQAFDLAERLQTPVIVLIDLDIGMNDWMCRDLQWDDAYRPDRGKVLTAEQIAALPRFNRYMDADGDGIAARTLPGTHPKGAYFTRGSGHNMYGAYTEDAGEYKAVVDRLLVKFETAKKLVPQAEIHASEKTRLGFITIGSSDNAVKEARAVLAEAGVNINYLRVKGFPFGKEVQDYIDSHERIYVVEQNRDAQLRSMLLLETRVDPNKLVPVLHYDGLPILAATVIDGINQDLARGKAA
- a CDS encoding SDR family oxidoreductase, with amino-acid sequence MTVFFGVVLVLLAWLLVSGIEGKREMAALNPPASTPGTGAVLVIGGTRATGLEVVRLLRARGDEVVVLVRPESDGSAAEQLGARVVRGDAMNQPDIAAALESGQFRAVVSTLGARAVKGARPDFEGNRNAMDAARSAGVTRFVLVTVIGAGDSREASPWIARRVLDAVMKEKTKAEDYLKTSGLKYTIIRPGGLLDKEAQGRAYLTEDTRSMSWIRRADLARLVVQALDDPQAIGKTYHAFDPDRTRFWSIPAN